The Allocoprobacillus halotolerans nucleotide sequence CTGCTTTTAATAGTCCTTTTTTATTGTATATCTTTTACTTATCTAAATGAAAAAGAATTTTGAGTTTCGGTAAAAAAATAAAAAACAGGTAAAAAGTTATTCACAAATTGCCTGTTTTGCTTTATTTATAAGGAAAATCAGCCTCTTAAATGTTATAATAATTTTAGATCAATAAACAAAATTTAGGAGGGATTTTCCATGAGTTATTTTACCACAGATCTATATGAAACGAAAAGAGAAATTGTCAATTTTTCTAATAAATTATCAGACAGTCTTGATAAACCTGCTGCCAAGTTTGTCATGGACATGATGTTTGGTCTTGCAAGAAGTCAAAGTGTTCTACTTAGCGATATTGCCAGAGCTCTTGATGAAAATATCAAGCTCAATTATACAATTGACAGATTATCCAATCATTTGGCTCAATTTGATGATGAAGCAATGAACCAAATGAAATCCAATTATAATGATATGGTTATCAAGCATCTTAGCGAAGACAGGATCATTTTACTTGATAACAGTGAAATCATCAAAAAATATGGAAGAAAATTTGAAGATCTTTGTATGGTCAGGGATGCTTCCTCACTTAAGGATGACATTTATCCTGGATACCATGTATGTGAGGCAACTGCCCTCACACAGGATCAACATCATCCAATATCTTTGTATAGCCATATCTATTCAACTGAAAGTGAAGGATTCAGGTCAATGAACGATGAAACAATAAAGAGCATAAAATATGTCAAATCTCTCATTCCTGAAAGATGTACATTTGTATGTGACAGGGGATATGATGCCAATGTATTTTATGATTACTTCATAGATGAAAATCATAATGCAGATGATTTCATCATCAGACTCAAAGAAAATAGAACATTATTGTTTAAAGGGAAGCCAAAGAAAGTAGGAGAAATCGCCAAAAGAAGAAAAGGCAAGATTAAGATGAACATGTATTTTTCTAAGGAAGATAGTGAAGTCTATGTATCACATACGAGAGTGGAACTGCCATCACAAAAGGGAAGGATATTAAATCTAGTCATTGTGTATGGATTAAGTGAAGAAAAACCGATGATGCTTTTAACGAATAGAGAGATCAGGAATAAAAGAGATGTGCATAAGATAGTGAGGGCATATATGTCAAGGTGGCGAATCGAGGAGAAATTCAGATTCAAAAAGAATCAGTACGGTTTTGAAAATATAAGAGTAAGGACAATGAAATCAATAAATGTATTGAATACGATATTGATGATGCATATAGGGCATATAACACTGTTGGCAGAGAAAGTAGACAAGAAATTACTGGTCATAAAGATGATAGAGAGAAGCAAATCGCTTAAAGGAAAGAGATATTACTGGTGCTATCAGATCAGTAAAGGGATACAGGAAATATTAAAATATGCACAAAAGGGAATCAAGGAGTTTCAAAATATAAGAGAGAAGCAGGAATACAGGCAGCTACAACTGAAACTATAAAATGAACATATAGTAAATAATAAAAAAGGTCATGAAAATGACACTTTTTCAGCTACAATAAAAAGAGAACAAAAACAAAAAAGATGATATAGATAAGAAAACAAGGGTTATGACAATAAACAACAAGACATACCCTTCAAAAAAGAATGCAAAAAACCGAAAGTCAAAAAAAGAATATGTTGTTATATGGGGAATAAATTGGTATAATTGAATTTAGATAAAATTAAGGAGTTGAAAATAATGAATAATGTAACACTTGTTGTCATGGCAGCAGGAATAGGAAGTCGCTTTGGTGGTGGTATTAAACAGCTAGAACCAGTAGGACCAAATGGTGAAATCATTATGGATTATTCTATCTATGATGCTTTAGCAGCTGGATTTAATAAAGTTGTTTTTGTTATTAGAAAAGATTTAGAAAAAGACTTTGATGAAATCATTGGACAAAGAATGAAAAAGAAAATCCAAGTTGAATATGCTTTCCAGGAAGTTGGTAATATTCCTGAACAATATAAAGAGAAATTTAAAGGACGTACAAAACCTTGGGGAACAGGACAAGCTATTTTATCATGTAAAGGTTTAGTCAATGAACCATTCCTTGTGATTAATGCTGATGATTATTATGGAAGAGAAGCTTATGAAGAAGCTTATCGTTATTTAACACAAGAACATCCAAAAACACCAATGCCAGTATGTATGGTTGGTTTTATCTTAAAGAATACATTAAGTGATAATGGTGGAGTCACAAGAGGTGTTTGTCAAATTCAAGATAATCAGCTAATTGATATTGTTGAAACACATAATATAGAAAAAATTGATGGAAAAGCTGTTGTTGATGGAAAAGAAATTGATTTAGATTCAGCAGTATCTATGAATATGTGGGGATTATATCCTGAATTTATAGATGTTTTAGAACAAGGATTCCAAACATTCTTAGAAGAAACACCATCAGATAATCTTAAAGCGGAATACTTATTACCAACAATCATTGGAGATTTATTACATAGTCAACAAGCTGTTGTTACAGCATTGAAATCAAATGATGAATGGTTTGGTGTGACATATAAAGAAGATAAAGATTTTGTAAAGGAAAACATTCAAGCATTAGTAAAAAAAGGAATGTATCCTGAAGTGTTATAAAACAAGCATTATGAATATTTAAGGAGCTGCTTTGACAGCTCTTTTCTTATTTTTTCATATTGAAAAACATCAAACCTACACATTTGACAAAATTCGTAGTAAAATAAGAATATATAACGAAGGAGGAATTGTTATGAATAATTTTAGTGAAGATTTAAAGAAGGTTTTATTAGCTGGTATTGGAGCTGTGGCAGTCACAGCTGAAAAATCTAAAGAAGTGGTAGAAGACCTTGTTAAAAAAGGAGAAATTACAGTTGAACAAGGAAAAGTCTTAAATGAAGAATTAAAACATAGCGTTGCTGAAAAATTAAGAAAACCAGTTAGTGTAGAAACTGTTGAAAAAGATTTACAGAACATGGACGTAGAAGACTTAGAAGCTTTAAAAGCAAAAATTGAAGAATTACAAAAAGCAAAGAATGAAACAAAAGAATAGTTTAAGTACCAAACGTCGTCTTGCTCAAATTCTTGCAATACTAAGAAAACATCATTTAACAAAAGGGATTGATCCTGTTAAGTTCAGGATGATTTTAGAAGATTTAGGACCAACCTTTGTCAAGATTGGTCAAATCATGGCCTCTCGACAAGATATGTTTTCTAAACGTTATTGTCGAGAATTGGTCAAATTAAGAGATAATGTTGCTCCTATGAGTATGGAAACGATACGCCATGTGATTGAAACTGAATATCAAGAAAAACTAAATGATGTTTTCTTGGATTTTGATCATACACCATTAGGCAGTGCTTCCATTGCTCAAGTACATAAAGCAACATTAAAGGATGGACGACAAATCGTTGTGAAAGTTCAACGTCCTGATATTTATGAAATGATGGAAAGAGATATTTCATTAATTCGTAAAGCTGTAAAAATTT carries:
- a CDS encoding transposase, producing the protein MSYFTTDLYETKREIVNFSNKLSDSLDKPAAKFVMDMMFGLARSQSVLLSDIARALDENIKLNYTIDRLSNHLAQFDDEAMNQMKSNYNDMVIKHLSEDRIILLDNSEIIKKYGRKFEDLCMVRDASSLKDDIYPGYHVCEATALTQDQHHPISLYSHIYSTESEGFRSMNDETIKSIKYVKSLIPERCTFVCDRGYDANVFYDYFIDENHNADDFIIRLKENRTLLFKGKPKKVGEIAKRRKGKIKMNMYFSKEDSEVYVSHTRVELPSQKGRILNLVIVYGLSEEKPMMLLTNREIRNKRDVHKIVRAYMSRWRIEEKFRFKKNQYGFENIRVRTMKSINVLNTILMMHIGHITLLAEKVDKKLLVIKMIERSKSLKGKRYYWCYQISKGIQEILKYAQKGIKEFQNIREKQEYRQLQLKL
- a CDS encoding nucleotidyltransferase family protein; its protein translation is MNNVTLVVMAAGIGSRFGGGIKQLEPVGPNGEIIMDYSIYDALAAGFNKVVFVIRKDLEKDFDEIIGQRMKKKIQVEYAFQEVGNIPEQYKEKFKGRTKPWGTGQAILSCKGLVNEPFLVINADDYYGREAYEEAYRYLTQEHPKTPMPVCMVGFILKNTLSDNGGVTRGVCQIQDNQLIDIVETHNIEKIDGKAVVDGKEIDLDSAVSMNMWGLYPEFIDVLEQGFQTFLEETPSDNLKAEYLLPTIIGDLLHSQQAVVTALKSNDEWFGVTYKEDKDFVKENIQALVKKGMYPEVL
- a CDS encoding phasin family protein; this encodes MNNFSEDLKKVLLAGIGAVAVTAEKSKEVVEDLVKKGEITVEQGKVLNEELKHSVAEKLRKPVSVETVEKDLQNMDVEDLEALKAKIEELQKAKNETKE